In the genome of Daucus carota subsp. sativus chromosome 9, DH1 v3.0, whole genome shotgun sequence, the window TATGTAACTATTATactttgggttttttttttttttttttgagttttgaattcCAAGAATACTCATAGATTGTGCTGATCTTTTTAGCTCATTttctgataaaatatttttttatttgtgtgtgtatgtagtGTGGAAGTTTAAGGAGATGTGTTGTCAGATTCTGTTTCAAGAAAAGAGAGCGACTCAAAGAAATTGTATTACAATCACTGTATGATTCTTTGGATGATTTCAGTTCTTGATTGTAGGTCAAAGGATGGTCAAGGTTCATACTTGATTCTTTTGTTCCGAATGAAGCAATTTGGTAATGTTTTTTCATCTGTTGTAATATAGATAACTGTATTTTGAAGTGTACAtgtattgatttttttatgcCAAACAGATGTTATAGTGTTGCTTCATTGCATCATCATCATATGTCTAGTCATGCAAGTGTTATGGAAAGACATTTGTCTGATTTACCTGTGCAGCTCAAACCATCGGTTGAATAGACACTATACAGGTTTTATCTATCTCTTCCCTGGGCTCGACAATTCTATTCTGATGCACTCTGAAAATTTAATGGGATTCATTAATATTACTACAAATGCATATCATCAGAATTCATAatctttataaataatttcattAATGTGTTAATATTACTACCAATTTTCTTCCAGTCGGTTTTTGTAAATGCTGCTTGTACATTACTTGCTATTACCTTAATTATCATAAAAAAGTATTTGTCTTGTGTTTTAGCCTTGTCCAATTAGCTTCTGACAACACCTTTGGAACAGACAATTGTGACATACAGAGTACATTATCAAGTGATGCAATTCCAAGGTCAGGGATGAAGACATGTTCAGCGACACTGCAGTTGTTGCATAATCTAGTAGAGTCAAGCATGGAATATATCTCGCCTAATCTGGTCTCCAGTTCCCGTAAAATTCTGACAACCCCTCGGAGGACCATCACAGCAAGGAGATTCTTCTGAAGTGGACATATCTGATGCAGAGGTAAAATGGATATCATTTGGTGCTCGACTGATACACATAATTATGCAAATTGAAGACAAGAATGAGGATTGTGGTCATGCTGTTATTCTTCATCATGGTGGCTCACTTGGCTGATAACCACTGTAAAGGAAATGAAAGGGTGGTTTGCTGGTGAAGATTGTAATTTAATTTGGGGGTGTATATACATGATTTCTAAGCTTATAAATGATATAGTTTGTTGCTGCATATGTGTTGGTAATATcgaaatataaaaagatttgtGTTTTTTGTTAGTTTTAGTAATTATGTATTTTAGACTAGTTTGGCTTatcttattttttcaaaaacaagtCACTTATTTCCggcttttgaaaataaatacttGTTTTTTGTAAAAAGAATGTTAAATGttctttaaatatttaattttaaaaaaattatgtagtGAAATTTTTTCTGGAAACAAGTACTTGTTCTTTAACTACTTATCATGACATCATTTTGTTGTTACAGATCAAGATATATAACCTGTGTCACAGAACTTGCAACCTCAGGATATCATTGACTTTTTCAGTTCAGTTATGGTAGACCTAAACTCATCTCCTCTTTCACTCTTCATCATCTCCTTGttcatcatcatcgtcatcaCTTTCTTGTTCTACAACAAGTCTAACTCCAGAACCCCTTGTCCTGAATCTTATCCGCTCATCGGAAACCTCATTGGATTGATCAAGAACCGCCACCGTTTTCATGACTGGGTCACTGACATGCTCTGCACCACCCCTTCGCTTACTCTCCAAGTAACTGGTTTCCTGCACCTCTCTCACGGCATTTGCACTGCTGATCCGGCCAATCTGCACCACCTTCTCCGCTCCAACTTTGACAATTTTGTGAAAGGCCATCGATTCTACTCCGTCCTGCATGATCTCCTTGGTGATGGTATCTTTAATGTTGATGGCCATCTCTGGTCCTCTCAGCGGAAAATAGCTAGCTATGAATTCAACACCAGGTCTCTTAAGAACTTCATTTCTTATACGGTCAAGCTTCAGATCACTAATACTCTGATTCCACGTCTCGAGGCTGCTTGTGATGCTGGAGAAATCATTGACTTGCAGGAAGTGCTTCGACATTTCACTTTTGATAATATATGCAGTGTGGCATTTGGGGTTGATTCGGGGAACTTGATGGCGAAAGGGTCGTTTGTGGAGGCGTTTGATTATGCGGTGGAGAGGAGTTCGGAGAGGTTTATGTTGCCAGTGCAGATGATTTGGAAGATGATGAGGTTTTTTAATGTGGGGAGTGAGAGGAAGTACAGAGAAGCTATTAAAGTGATTGATGAATTTGCAATGGAAGTGATAAGGCTTAAGGAGAAGAAGTGGGAGCTCATGGAAGGCAACGCGGATTTTAGCAGTGAGGACTTGTTGTCGAGATTCATGGGTTCAACTTTGGATTTTGGGTTTCCAGATCAAGATGAGAAGAGGAAGTTCTTGAGAGATATTGTCATTAGTTTTGTACTTGCAGGTATTATATCCCCTTTTTCTTGGTTCAGTAGTGACATATATTGCAAGTTGAATTGGTTAAGTTTAGATGTTAATCTGTGTTCTCTTCTTTAGGGAAAGACTCGACCTCAACAGCATTGACATGGTTCTTTTGGTTGATGTCCGGGCATCCTCGATGCAAAAACTTGATCTACAAAGAATTATCATCTGCAGTTCCAGGGTCCGGGAACTGGTTAGAAAGTTTTAGGTATGAGGAGCTGAAGAGGTCTCATTATCTTCAAGCAGCTCTTTCAGAAACGCTGCGCTTGTTCCCCCCTGTGCCAATAAATTCAAGGTTAGTGTTAAGAGACGATGTTTTGCCTGACGGAACTCGTGTTGGCAAGGGATGGTTTGCTGATTACTCAGCTTATGCAATGGGGCGGATGGAGAGACTTTGGGGGCCTGATTGTAGGGAGTATAAGCCAGAGAGATGGTTTGATGGTGATAAAAATTATCAACCTGTTGATCAATTCAAGTTTCCAGTGTTTCATTGCGGTCCAAGAATGTGTTTGGGGAAGGAGATGGCTAATGTGCAGATGAAAGTCATTGCTGGTGCAGTGATGAACATGTTTGAAGTCGACGTTGTCGATGGTGGTGGTTGTGCTTCACGGATGAATAATCCACCTTATACATTATCGcttcttttgaaaatgaaaGGTGGGCTAAATGTAAGACTGAAAAGGAGAGAACAAGAGACATAAAATCCAAAATTCAAGATGTGTCATTTGAGTGTTATGCACTGACTTTGGGCACAGAACTCCACTTGGTTGCATTACAACAGTTAGTAGATTGTTCATTTACAAAGAAAATGCAGAGCTTGCAAGTTTAGACAGATGATGTGATAAAAAGCTTTGAACTGCTATAAAAACTCTTGATTGTTTATCAAAGCAATCATATGCCTAGGGTGTAAGGCCATCTTGGACGTGCTTGGTGAACAGCTCAGGTGAAAGGCAGAAGTACAAGAATTCTAATGATCACAATATCCTAACTAAAGCGATAAATATCAAAGTCTATCACCTGTATCAAACTAGTCACTCATTAAAAAAGTAACTCGGggaaaattagtaaaaaaatcgAATCAATTTAGATAGTAACAGATGGTTTACTTGATTTTCAAATAAGTGACCATATTCAGTGACTTTCGTAATGAGTATTCAATTTGATACATCTAGACCGAACGAGTGATACGACTTTCATATTTATCCCCTTGACTAATCGAGGTGATCAATTAAAACAAAGATACACAAATAACAGCATGGACTTAAGAACCTGATATCAAGTaagattttatcaatttcttaAGCATTTAAACTTCACATGATTCCAACCTTAAGCATTTAAACATTGGCAGGATTCCAAGTAACGGGATTCATCATGCTGGATGTTCACTGCATGGATACAAATAGGCTTATTCCACGTAAATGAAAAACAAGTCTGATCAGCTTCGACGAGCTAGTGCTGTAGCAAGTCCACCGGCCAGAACTGCTGCAGCAGTGGCAGCTATGCCTATGCCTATCACTCCATCTGtgaaaacaattacaaatagaGTGTAATAAAAATCAAACTGTAAGGTTCTTCCTGAACCTGGATTGAAATAAAGGATAGGAATTCAATAATGCTTATTACCTCTGGTAATGCGATCTTCAATTGCTTTTTCTAGATTTAAAGCCTGCCTCCAATCTGGTTGAACCTAAACACCAAATTTTATGAGTACTTTATTTCTAATAatagaaactaatatatttttcatgacTCAATTTCACAATTCATTTTGAACATCAAACTGAAAACAAACTACGACAATTTCTTGCTGACCAAAATATCTAAAAGAACAAGGTATAAGTAAACAAAATTGTATCAACAGTTGTTACATCAATTGTGCACATATAACTACTTTTATGTACAAATTTAGGATTATGTATCTTGACAAGCAGCAACATAAAAGAAAATCCTTCGAATACTGCCAGATTAAAAACTCATGAGAAAAGGATTATCATCAGACCTCCAAACAGCGTTCAACCATATGTTTGCTCCTAGGATAATCTCCACTTCGGAAATACCCAACAGCAAGAAGGTACCCCTTTTCCCTCATTTGTTCTGGGCTGCTGTCAGTGTCACTAAGAAGAGCTGCACATAAACAGTGAGTTTCAAGGATGTAACATACTTAGGTAGCCAACAAGATTGCGGAACCCATATTCAGAGAACagacaaataaaaatttctagATTTTACCTTCAAGCATAGCAATCCCGCGGCGTACATCATCTGGACGTCTTGAGTGAACAAGAGCCCATGACAATCTCATAATGCATTCATTTTTTTCTTgagaagaacctttctcagttTGTGCAACCTCCCTCTCACAACCCTGAACATGCATTTGCAAATTTATCTATATCATGGACTTTAATGCAGATATAGATGCCATACAAAATAATACTTTACTTAACTAGGAATAAAGTTCATAAATCTGGCACTCCAGTGTTTCATAAGTAACCTGACAATTATAACAGCTAATTTGCTATAAATTAGATATTGCCACTTTACTTgcattttattcatattttgggATATTCTCAGTGGTACCCTTGTGTAACTGACTTTTCCTATTGGCATCATTGTGTATACATGACTTATGGTACACAAACTTTTGAATTTCTCAAGTCTTATACTCTTGGTGTTAGCTAAACAAGAAACTGTAACCtatcattaaaatttttaaaataaaaattgacaaTTTTCATCTCTTGGAGCAACACACGTAACTTTGTATAATCATATTCCGCCATCTTATCTTCACCTTATTCTCTTTAATTGGGGTTTTCAAACTATGTTTTCCctaattttaatatgcaacgAAAGTATTTTATACGTTACCACTGAAAAAGTCAGGTACCATTAAGAATTTCCCTTATATTTCAGAGATGATCAACGAATTATTTGTTATCTAAGCTTGCTATGTTAGCGGTAAGTGGTAACTATGACTTTATAAGGTGCATTGCAGATATAACACTTCTCCAAACAAAGATTTTTGTATTTTACCCACTAATATTTACATTTTAGTCATTTATGACAGGAGGGCATGTTGTCATATTTATGACTGCAAGATAACAGttggttttcttttctttttaaattggtAATTTGTTCTTCCCTTCTACATTTTCAAATACAAACTCTATGTTGGTCTCaaatcttcttttctttttctctataAGACCAAAAATTGTGGTGTTCTTATCTTCTTTATATAAAGTTGGTGGATCACAACAGATAGTGAATCGGATCGTGTTCCATAGTGAAATCTAATATGTTAGAAGATGTTTTTTTTCTTGATTCTCCCTGTTCCTTCTCCTAAGTTCATCGTTTGAATATTTCAGGCCTTAGTCCATCCCCTGTCTTTTGCCCGAAAATTCAGATTTGTTTTGGGTTCCACcatatttgtgtttgttttcaCTTTCCACTTGTAACCCCCTCAACCTCCTGAAATTTATATCCCAAAATATATAACAGCCGATTACAAGAATTCAAATTGTTGGTTCCCCTTCCCTGCTTAGTGAACGAGTAGTTACTCCTAATATTTTCCTTTAATTTCCATTTGCCGTGTGAAACATCTCAGGTAGAATttgtaaattttacataatttactTTGAAACATGTTCACCCTCTCGACATAACACAGCAAGTCATGTATTTACGCAAAAAGTACCTTGTCACAATGTAATGCAATgaccaaaatataaattacatttaAGAAGCAGCTTTAGGCAATGATTTAAGTGTTATTATCAGCTTAATCCACCATACTTGTCTTTGAAATTAATCAGTCCACACGGAACCTATACAAACAAGATCCTAGCAGTAATGCAAGTACTTActattatataaacaacaaagcaggaatagaaaaaataaaaatagaatggaAGTGTAGGGTTAGAATGAATAATTACAGCGACAATGTCGGAGTCACACCAAGGGATTTGATCGGCGCCGATGAAAAACGACTTGACTTTGTTGAACAAATCACCCATTTCCCTTTCGCTTCTCACAACAATTTCAGATTGCACCTGGGATCACTGATTTCAGTGTAAAATGGTTCACTGATTGCTCCTAATGTCAGTGTCGATCAAtctttttatgataaaaatacATCGCAGTAGTTAACAAAAGATTTAATCACAcatctaaaatattattttcaaaattttactttcataaattaaaatatgatgataatattttcattaggatcaaaattcttaaatacgtgaaaaaagtcGAGAAACTAATCGTGGAAGTATTTTCATACTTTTTTTTTCCATTCATTCTATTGTAAATGCATTCTTATCTCAaaagataaatcaaaattattaaatattttgacaattaaatataaaaaaatcttatattattgttatattttgaCAATAACTAGTTGCTTAGGTACAGTACTCCAGTAATACACAGTATATATTAGTATCAAATGAAGTAATTTATGTTagaaatataagtataagataTGCCTTCCTCTAACAGAGGTTTTAGATGGATTGGTTCTCTACAATTTACCAAGATTGGAAAAGTAACATGAGGTTACATAGTGTTGAACCAAAAACAGTTATTTCATTCTCGACTGAATTGTCAGGTGTAATATTACAGTTCCCTGAAGAAGCTGATGAAACAAACAAGACCTTAGTTTAAAGAATATTACTTGTCTCCGAACGTTGTTGGCTGTCTTTATCATCAGATGAATGTTAATTAGGGGCTATGGCATCTGGGGCATAAGCTGAAGTCCTATGCCTCTCAGTACATCTGGATGCCTTTTCTCCCTGGTATCCCCTTGTTTGCACATATATTTCcctcttttatatttgaaaagttGTTTCGTTTTACAGTGCTATGAATAATCACTGATTATATAGAACAATTATCTCTACTAGATTAACAGATCCAGTAGAGATTCAGAAACTATTTAAACTGTAACACAATTCAAGAAGCCAGGCTTCAAAAGACCTAGGGTATCGCGGAGTCTTGTGCACTCAGCGCTGGTATATTCAGAGGCGGATCTAGGATCTGAATCATGGGAAGCACCaatcaaatttttgaaaaacacttatatattttaaattttgtgggagcacttttataattttgtaagatTTAGAACGTtgaaaaaatgtcaaaataatttttggaggAGACATGTATTTCGTGCCTCTTACTAAATCCGTCTTTGGTACACTGGTATGTGTGTTGCTAAAGAAATTTCCATAGAGTAATAAGACAGTATCTATTTCTCCTGAACCACGGATTCATGCATAGATAAAGTGACACATGGCATCGTCTCATTTGAGACAACACAATAACAGAGATAAGGAAGTGGATGAAATTTGTATGTAAAACACACAAAATTACAAATCTCTTTAGTGTAAGCCGACTCCCTGCAACTATCTGCAGACTTCTAAACATTGAAATTAAGCAAAATGGCTGCAGTGACTATGACATCTGCGTTCCTCGGGACAGGCTCATCAGTCACGTTAGCTGCCTCGGCAAAGCAGCCGATGATCAGTGTCTGCAGAAGCAATGTTGTCATGTCAAAGGCTTCAGAAGTGACTAAGGAGAGTTTTGAAGTGAATAACAAGAATGCGAGGAGGGAACTGATGTTTGCTGTCGCGGCTGCAGCAGCATGCTCGGTGGCAAACATTGCGTTGGCTGATGAGCCGAAGCGTGGAAGTCCTGAGGCCAAGAAGAAGTATGCTCAAGTTTGTGTTACCAATCCAACTGCTCGCATTTGTCGTAACTGACGTTCTTG includes:
- the LOC108203349 gene encoding cytochrome P450 CYP94D108-like, with product MVDLNSSPLSLFIISLFIIIVITFLFYNKSNSRTPCPESYPLIGNLIGLIKNRHRFHDWVTDMLCTTPSLTLQVTGFLHLSHGICTADPANLHHLLRSNFDNFVKGHRFYSVLHDLLGDGIFNVDGHLWSSQRKIASYEFNTRSLKNFISYTVKLQITNTLIPRLEAACDAGEIIDLQEVLRHFTFDNICSVAFGVDSGNLMAKGSFVEAFDYAVERSSERFMLPVQMIWKMMRFFNVGSERKYREAIKVIDEFAMEVIRLKEKKWELMEGNADFSSEDLLSRFMGSTLDFGFPDQDEKRKFLRDIVISFVLAGKDSTSTALTWFFWLMSGHPRCKNLIYKELSSAVPGSGNWLESFRYEELKRSHYLQAALSETLRLFPPVPINSRLVLRDDVLPDGTRVGKGWFADYSAYAMGRMERLWGPDCREYKPERWFDGDKNYQPVDQFKFPVFHCGPRMCLGKEMANVQMKVIAGAVMNMFEVDVVDGGGCASRMNNPPYTLSLLLKMKGGLNVRLKRREQET
- the LOC108192653 gene encoding photosystem II 5 kDa protein, chloroplastic, producing MAAVTMTSAFLGTGSSVTLAASAKQPMISVCRSNVVMSKASEVTKESFEVNNKNARRELMFAVAAAAACSVANIALADEPKRGSPEAKKKYAQVCVTNPTARICRN
- the LOC108192529 gene encoding mitochondrial fission 1 protein A gives rise to the protein MGDLFNKVKSFFIGADQIPWCDSDIVAGCEREVAQTEKGSSQEKNECIMRLSWALVHSRRPDDVRRGIAMLEALLSDTDSSPEQMREKGYLLAVGYFRSGDYPRSKHMVERCLEVQPDWRQALNLEKAIEDRITRDGVIGIGIAATAAAVLAGGLATALARRS